The following are encoded together in the Geobacter sulfurreducens PCA genome:
- a CDS encoding diguanylate cyclase domain-containing protein yields MTDAITDETRAPRFPFPILIVDDNRLLRTMLETSLKSAGYDVVMAENGKEALEIFNKGYYPIVMTDWVMPEMDGLELCRAIRADCSGRYTYIILLTSQDSKNDVIAGLEAGADEYLVKPAHQVELLTRLKTAKRILDLESSLKKSLEEIGNLSRIDTLTGVYNRRYLDERLSPEIKRAYRYERALSLILVGINDFSGITSAHGHYAGELALKGCADVLAESIRRDIDWLARYDDDRFVVVLPETDASGAMILAKRLRIRIASMALKLYDKEIKVNAAFGVAGFTATQQKEGMTPHILLDKADRSLREALEEGGEMIKGVQLH; encoded by the coding sequence ATGACAGATGCCATTACGGATGAAACACGCGCGCCGCGCTTCCCTTTTCCCATTCTCATCGTTGACGACAACCGCCTGCTGCGCACCATGCTGGAAACCAGCTTGAAATCTGCCGGTTACGATGTGGTAATGGCGGAAAACGGCAAAGAGGCCCTGGAAATCTTCAACAAGGGGTACTACCCTATCGTCATGACGGACTGGGTAATGCCGGAAATGGATGGGCTCGAACTCTGCCGGGCCATCCGCGCCGACTGTTCCGGCCGTTATACCTACATTATCCTCCTCACCTCCCAGGACTCGAAGAACGATGTCATCGCAGGACTTGAAGCGGGTGCAGACGAATATCTCGTCAAACCGGCCCACCAGGTTGAGCTGTTGACCCGTCTTAAAACCGCCAAGCGAATCCTCGACCTGGAAAGCTCACTGAAAAAAAGCCTGGAAGAGATCGGCAACCTCTCCCGGATCGACACGTTGACCGGCGTCTACAACCGCCGCTACCTGGATGAGCGCCTTTCCCCCGAAATCAAGCGAGCTTACCGCTATGAACGGGCACTGTCCCTGATTCTTGTCGGGATTAACGACTTCAGCGGGATTACCTCTGCCCACGGACATTACGCGGGCGAGCTGGCTCTCAAGGGGTGCGCCGACGTTCTCGCCGAATCGATCCGCAGGGACATCGACTGGCTGGCACGTTACGATGACGACAGATTCGTGGTTGTTCTTCCTGAAACAGACGCCTCGGGAGCCATGATTCTCGCCAAGAGGCTCCGGATTCGGATTGCGTCGATGGCGCTGAAACTGTACGACAAAGAGATCAAGGTCAATGCAGCCTTCGGGGTAGCCGGTTTTACCGCAACCCAGCAAAAAGAGGGAATGACGCCCCACATTCTGCTCGACAAAGCGGACCGCTCATTGCGGGAAGCCTTGGAAGAAGGGGGTGAAATGATCAAGGGAGTCCAGCTTCATTGA